A genome region from Diorhabda carinulata isolate Delta chromosome 2, icDioCari1.1, whole genome shotgun sequence includes the following:
- the LOC130903987 gene encoding intraflagellar transport protein 57 homolog isoform X2, with protein sequence MMRNEQRILSEKEQEPLYSTYARMEDLLDKLKLLNYESEFLSGLKIKPIHKFYFAVTKNPGEQFYLFSILAAWLIRKNGRPFEQPQEFDDPNETVDRILNEVKENGMVVDFSPNKIKQGVGEYVVAILDYLANIALTKNNIILKKPKLPEEKEEETEIIDDESEINLDKIEEEMIAAYSDDSDEENIFRLDELKPIKKEVQATQFKSNIDEETWKLEVERVLPLLKVTIKNDNRDWRSHLEQMKQHQSTIDNGFGSAKGQLEKLHKEITTTLDKINNREKYFNRELESVLEEYRSLQDQLSKLKDTYKSVSTGVAERNRELYQLTEKLESVKRQMEERGSSMTDGIQILFMKTKYGELECL encoded by the exons atgatGCGAAATGAACAAAgaattttatctgaaaaagaacagGAACCCCTTTATTCCACATATGCACGGATGGAAGATTTACTGgacaaactaaaattattaaactacgAGTCTGAATTTTTAAGTGGCcttaaaattaaaccaataCACAA ATTCTATTTTGCTGTGACTAAAAACCCAGGGGAACAATTTTACCTTTTTTCGATTCTAGCTGCTTGGTTGATTAGAAAAAATGGAAGACCCTTTGAACAACCACAAGAATTTGATGATCCCAATGAAACTGTGGATAGAATATTAAATGAAGttaaagaaaat ggAATGGTCGTAGATTTTTCTCCCAACAAAATTAAACAAGGTGTAGGAGAATACGTTGTTGCAATTCTTGATTATCTAGCAAATATAGCTcttacaaaaaacaatattatattgaaaaa ACCAAAACTACCTGAAGAAAAGGAAGAAGAGACAGAAATAATAGATGATGAATCTGAAATAAATCTAGATAAAATCGAGGAAGAAATGATTGCAGCGTATTCAGATGATTcagatgaagaaaatatttttcgtttagaTGAGCTTAAGCCTATAAAAAAGGAAGTTCAAGCTACGCAATTCAAATCTAATATTGATGAAGAAACTTGGAAATTGGAG GTTGAAAGGGTCCTCCCTTTATTAaaagtaacaataaaaaatgacaaTAGAGATTGGCGTTCACATcttgaacaaatgaaacaacacCAATCGACTATAGATAACGGTTTTGGGAGTGCCAAAGGACAACTAGAAAAACTTCACAAAGAAATTACAACAACTTTGgataaaatcaataatagaGAAAAGTATTTCAACAGAGAATTAGAAAGTGTTTTGGAGGAATATCGTAGCTTACAAGACCAACTTTCAAAGTTGAAAGACACTTACAAAAGCGTTAGTACTGGAGTTGCTGAAAGAAATAGGGAACTCTATCAGTTGACGGAAAAATTGGAAAGTGTTAAACGACAAATGGAAGAGAGAGGCAGTTCAATGACAGATGGAA TTCagattttatttatgaagaCTAAATATGGTGAACTTGAATGTTTATGA
- the LOC130903987 gene encoding intraflagellar transport protein 57 homolog isoform X1 has translation MMRNEQRILSEKEQEPLYSTYARMEDLLDKLKLLNYESEFLSGLKIKPIHKFYFAVTKNPGEQFYLFSILAAWLIRKNGRPFEQPQEFDDPNETVDRILNEVKENGMVVDFSPNKIKQGVGEYVVAILDYLANIALTKNNIILKKPKLPEEKEEETEIIDDESEINLDKIEEEMIAAYSDDSDEENIFRLDELKPIKKEVQATQFKSNIDEETWKLEVERVLPLLKVTIKNDNRDWRSHLEQMKQHQSTIDNGFGSAKGQLEKLHKEITTTLDKINNREKYFNRELESVLEEYRSLQDQLSKLKDTYKSVSTGVAERNRELYQLTEKLESVKRQMEERGSSMTDGTPLVNIKKSVAKVKAEIVDMDVRIGVLECILLQTKLREEKQIETEFGQSISVF, from the exons atgatGCGAAATGAACAAAgaattttatctgaaaaagaacagGAACCCCTTTATTCCACATATGCACGGATGGAAGATTTACTGgacaaactaaaattattaaactacgAGTCTGAATTTTTAAGTGGCcttaaaattaaaccaataCACAA ATTCTATTTTGCTGTGACTAAAAACCCAGGGGAACAATTTTACCTTTTTTCGATTCTAGCTGCTTGGTTGATTAGAAAAAATGGAAGACCCTTTGAACAACCACAAGAATTTGATGATCCCAATGAAACTGTGGATAGAATATTAAATGAAGttaaagaaaat ggAATGGTCGTAGATTTTTCTCCCAACAAAATTAAACAAGGTGTAGGAGAATACGTTGTTGCAATTCTTGATTATCTAGCAAATATAGCTcttacaaaaaacaatattatattgaaaaa ACCAAAACTACCTGAAGAAAAGGAAGAAGAGACAGAAATAATAGATGATGAATCTGAAATAAATCTAGATAAAATCGAGGAAGAAATGATTGCAGCGTATTCAGATGATTcagatgaagaaaatatttttcgtttagaTGAGCTTAAGCCTATAAAAAAGGAAGTTCAAGCTACGCAATTCAAATCTAATATTGATGAAGAAACTTGGAAATTGGAG GTTGAAAGGGTCCTCCCTTTATTAaaagtaacaataaaaaatgacaaTAGAGATTGGCGTTCACATcttgaacaaatgaaacaacacCAATCGACTATAGATAACGGTTTTGGGAGTGCCAAAGGACAACTAGAAAAACTTCACAAAGAAATTACAACAACTTTGgataaaatcaataatagaGAAAAGTATTTCAACAGAGAATTAGAAAGTGTTTTGGAGGAATATCGTAGCTTACAAGACCAACTTTCAAAGTTGAAAGACACTTACAAAAGCGTTAGTACTGGAGTTGCTGAAAGAAATAGGGAACTCTATCAGTTGACGGAAAAATTGGAAAGTGTTAAACGACAAATGGAAGAGAGAGGCAGTTCAATGACAGATGGAA CTCCGTTagtcaatataaaaaaatcggtAGCAAAAGTAAAGGCAGAAATAGTTGATATGGATGTTAGAATTGGCGTGTTGGAATGTATTCTTCTGCAGACAAAATTAAGggaagaaaaacaaattgaaacagAATTTGGCCAGTccatttcagttttttaa